A genomic window from Sulfurospirillum multivorans DSM 12446 includes:
- a CDS encoding MBL fold metallo-hydrolase, whose product MSVQNEDTKRRDFLKGALTGLGLGTFATMGIFSYSPMREFFLPQMVRKMKDFGACKSIKITNISETSWFDNATLMGDIKGAGGLLVNQYLFNWPPFGDGTGLAKGSYEKGIAKIKHLLPNKLEEAWKIAEENSVNPQNAGGFAALIEIERLDGVKKKYLLDTGWSYAWMDESFKREGIDKMLANGEIEALIISHEHWDHFWGLPVTMKYAPNIKIIVPEGFYPEGFQYIKDSGHKGELMVHKTGINDIEPGLCAIVFDVPIINRVFGEQSIFANVQGKGLVSISGCCHQGIIQFISMAKKELKYDNDQMYGIYGGLHISPFDDWDPKYDDLVIGLAKWDFKAIGCNHCTGLLTARKFVAAGYPVVQGTAQHRSKSKVYLGNGDTMVFG is encoded by the coding sequence ATGTCAGTACAAAATGAAGATACAAAAAGGCGAGATTTTCTCAAAGGCGCTTTAACAGGGCTTGGATTAGGGACATTTGCAACAATGGGCATTTTTTCCTATTCGCCAATGCGTGAATTTTTCTTGCCTCAAATGGTGCGAAAAATGAAAGATTTTGGTGCGTGTAAAAGTATCAAAATTACCAATATTTCGGAGACAAGTTGGTTTGACAATGCCACCTTGATGGGCGATATTAAAGGAGCGGGTGGATTGCTTGTCAATCAATACCTTTTTAACTGGCCACCTTTTGGCGATGGTACAGGCCTTGCCAAAGGGAGTTACGAAAAAGGGATAGCTAAAATTAAACATCTTTTGCCCAATAAGCTGGAAGAAGCATGGAAAATTGCTGAAGAAAACAGTGTTAATCCTCAAAATGCAGGAGGCTTTGCTGCCTTGATTGAGATAGAGCGACTTGATGGCGTCAAAAAGAAATACCTTCTTGATACGGGATGGTCGTATGCGTGGATGGATGAATCGTTTAAGAGAGAGGGCATTGATAAGATGCTCGCCAATGGAGAAATTGAGGCGTTGATTATTTCGCATGAGCATTGGGACCATTTTTGGGGATTGCCTGTTACGATGAAGTATGCGCCTAATATTAAGATTATCGTTCCTGAGGGATTTTACCCAGAAGGATTTCAGTATATCAAAGACTCTGGACACAAAGGTGAATTAATGGTGCATAAAACAGGTATCAATGATATTGAACCAGGATTATGTGCGATTGTGTTTGATGTGCCTATTATCAATAGAGTTTTTGGTGAGCAATCTATCTTTGCCAATGTTCAAGGTAAAGGGTTGGTGAGCATTTCTGGGTGTTGTCATCAAGGGATTATCCAGTTTATCTCAATGGCTAAAAAAGAGTTAAAGTACGATAATGACCAAATGTACGGTATATACGGAGGTTTGCACATTTCGCCTTTTGATGATTGGGATCCAAAGTATGATGACTTGGTTATTGGGCTTGCAAAATGGGATTTTAAAGCCATTGGCTGTAACCATTGTACGGGGTTGTTGACGGCTCGAAAATTTGTAGCGGCAGGTTATCCCGTCGTTCAAGGAACAGCGCAGCATCGCTCTAAAAGTAAGGTGTATCTGGGTAATGGCGACACAATGGTGTTTGGTTAG
- the kdpA gene encoding potassium-transporting ATPase subunit KdpA gives MVADITLFISFLILLIGAAKAYSGFFTKVLVGEKNVLTPLLSPVEKSLYRLCGINPQLEMNWKKYALALMLFNGAGIVLVLAVLLSQHLLPLNPQGLPALPFELAFNTAVSFVTNTNWQNYSGESTMSYFSQMFVLSVQNFLSASTGIAVAVAFMRGIVYKESESIGNFWADMVRITLYVLLPLSLVYALFLISQGVIQNFAPYISAVSLEGANQSIPMGPVASQEAIKMLGTNGGGFFNANSAHPFENPTPLSNFVQVFSILFLPISLLFVYGKMSQKSGEGRSILIAMVVLFVLMLGSHYVSEKFGNPEISGIVGESAMEGKEVRFGIASTSLFSVATTAASCGAVNGMHDSLTPLAGMVNLVQMMLGEIVIGGVGAGFYGMMAYVILSVFIAGLMIGRTPEYMGKKIEAKEMTYTVIAVLLPGLCILLFTGLSLLIPDATSSISNPGPHGLSQVLYAFSSASANNGSAFAGLSGNTLYYNYALAICMFVGRFGVIIPMLAIAGSLARKKVVPFGKGTLNTQSALFITLLVATIVLTGALTFFPSLALSPVIEHLMMLERISF, from the coding sequence ATGGTTGCAGATATAACCCTTTTTATCAGCTTTTTGATCTTGCTCATAGGAGCAGCAAAAGCATACAGTGGGTTTTTTACCAAAGTATTGGTGGGTGAGAAAAACGTTTTAACACCACTTCTTTCACCGGTAGAAAAGAGTCTTTATCGTTTGTGTGGCATTAACCCACAACTGGAAATGAATTGGAAAAAATACGCTTTAGCACTGATGCTCTTTAACGGTGCGGGAATTGTGCTGGTGTTAGCCGTACTTTTGAGCCAACATCTTTTGCCTCTCAATCCGCAAGGTTTACCCGCACTTCCCTTTGAGCTAGCGTTCAATACGGCGGTGAGTTTTGTGACCAATACCAATTGGCAAAATTACAGTGGTGAGAGTACGATGAGTTATTTTTCTCAGATGTTTGTGCTCAGTGTGCAAAACTTTCTCTCTGCTTCAACAGGCATTGCCGTAGCAGTGGCTTTTATGCGAGGTATCGTTTATAAAGAGAGCGAGTCCATCGGCAATTTCTGGGCAGATATGGTTCGTATAACGCTGTATGTTTTGCTTCCGCTTTCTTTGGTGTATGCGCTCTTTTTGATTTCTCAAGGTGTCATTCAAAACTTTGCTCCTTATATCAGTGCCGTGAGCCTCGAAGGGGCAAATCAGAGCATTCCGATGGGTCCTGTGGCTTCGCAAGAGGCGATTAAGATGTTAGGAACCAATGGTGGAGGTTTTTTCAATGCCAACTCCGCGCATCCTTTTGAAAATCCGACCCCACTTTCTAACTTTGTGCAGGTCTTTTCCATCCTCTTCTTGCCCATTTCACTGCTTTTCGTCTATGGAAAAATGAGCCAAAAAAGCGGTGAGGGTCGTTCCATCTTAATCGCGATGGTCGTTCTTTTTGTGCTGATGTTAGGCTCGCATTATGTCTCAGAAAAATTTGGCAATCCTGAAATTTCGGGTATTGTAGGTGAGAGTGCGATGGAAGGCAAAGAGGTGCGCTTTGGCATCGCTTCAACCTCTCTTTTTTCGGTAGCCACAACGGCGGCATCGTGTGGTGCGGTCAATGGTATGCACGACAGTCTTACGCCGCTTGCAGGTATGGTCAACTTGGTGCAGATGATGCTCGGTGAGATTGTCATTGGCGGTGTGGGAGCAGGGTTTTACGGCATGATGGCGTATGTCATTTTGAGTGTTTTTATCGCAGGTTTGATGATAGGTCGTACACCTGAATATATGGGCAAAAAGATTGAAGCCAAGGAGATGACCTATACTGTCATAGCCGTGTTGCTTCCGGGTCTGTGCATCCTTCTTTTTACGGGTTTATCACTTTTAATCCCAGATGCCACTAGCTCCATCTCCAACCCTGGACCGCATGGTCTTTCTCAAGTTCTTTATGCTTTTAGCTCAGCCAGTGCGAACAATGGCAGTGCTTTTGCGGGACTCAGTGGCAATACGCTTTATTACAACTATGCGCTGGCTATCTGTATGTTTGTGGGACGTTTTGGTGTGATTATTCCCATGCTTGCCATTGCGGGAAGCTTGGCACGAAAGAAAGTCGTTCCTTTTGGCAAAGGTACCCTCAATACCCAAAGCGCGCTTTTTATCACCCTTTTGGTAGCAACCATTGTGTTAACAGGGGCGCTTACGTTTTTCCCTTCGCTGGCACTTAGCCCTGTGATTGAGCATTTGATGATGCTTGAACGCATCTCTTTTTAA
- a CDS encoding YjiG family protein, with protein sequence MNNNTTPTSNNPFDIFVIGARKGFHIAINNLMPNVLMAYVMAEILNITGAMQAIGAFFAPAMGLFGLPGEAITVLLTTWLSCSAGVGIAISLFAKGMLDTTHITILMPALFLMASQLQYMGRLLGVADVPKKYWPLLMLISIINSCIAMVAMRFFV encoded by the coding sequence ATGAACAATAACACAACTCCAACAAGCAATAACCCGTTTGATATTTTTGTCATTGGTGCGCGTAAAGGGTTTCATATCGCTATTAATAACTTGATGCCCAATGTTTTGATGGCGTATGTTATGGCTGAAATTTTAAATATCACGGGTGCTATGCAAGCCATTGGCGCGTTTTTTGCTCCTGCAATGGGACTGTTTGGACTACCTGGTGAAGCGATCACGGTGCTTCTTACCACGTGGTTATCGTGTTCTGCGGGTGTGGGTATTGCGATTAGTCTGTTTGCCAAAGGCATGCTCGATACCACCCATATCACAATTCTGATGCCAGCACTCTTTTTGATGGCGTCGCAGTTACAATACATGGGACGACTCCTTGGCGTTGCGGATGTTCCTAAAAAATACTGGCCGTTGTTGATGCTTATCAGTATTATCAATAGCTGTATCGCTATGGTGGCTATGCGCTTTTTCGTTTAA
- the kdpB gene encoding potassium-transporting ATPase subunit KdpB translates to MKKQNNSSYNQAIIQDALKGCIGKLTPREQLKNPIIFVVYLGTFITGFIWLYESSRGTIPLFGFEFWVFVWLFFTVLFANFAEALAEGRGKAQASALRSGKKSSSANKLSEDGSLRKVSSESLRVGDVVVVVAGEVIPSDGEVIKGIASIDESAITGESAPVIRESGGDRNSVTGGTLVLSDEITIKITKNPGETFLDRMISLIEGAKRQKSPNEIALSILLMGLTAIFLVVTLTLKPMALHVNADISVVSLIALLVCLIPTTIGGLLSAIGIAGMDRLLKKNVLAMSGKAIEAAGDVNVLLLDKTGTITFGNRMASVFTPLDIKELDNLAYAALLTSLSDDTPEGKSTVTFAQNTYGVKEPANLQSAQFIPFSAYTRMSGLDLDGKEYRKGAVDAIEKFVTASGGKFPKEAHDICMQIGKKGGTPLVVCEGSKVLGVIHLKDIIKPSIKEKFAEFRGMGIKTVMITGDNPITAAAIAAEAGVDDFVAEATPDTKIALIRNYQKEGFTVAMTGDGTNDAPALAQADVGLAMNSGTQAAKEAANMVDMDSSPTKLIEVVETGKELLMTRGALTTFSLANDIAKYFAIIPALFVVAFPQMEVLNIMHLSSPESAILSAVIFNALIIIALIPLAISGVGYKALSADVVLGKNLVIYGLGGIIVPFAGIKLLDMLLATLHLL, encoded by the coding sequence ATGAAAAAACAAAATAATTCTAGCTATAACCAAGCGATTATCCAAGATGCACTCAAAGGGTGTATTGGCAAATTAACCCCGAGAGAGCAGCTTAAAAATCCGATCATTTTTGTGGTCTATTTGGGTACCTTTATTACCGGCTTTATATGGCTTTATGAGAGCAGTCGTGGCACTATTCCTCTTTTTGGATTTGAATTTTGGGTCTTTGTCTGGCTCTTTTTTACAGTCCTTTTTGCCAATTTTGCAGAAGCATTAGCCGAAGGCAGAGGAAAAGCCCAAGCGAGTGCGTTACGTTCCGGTAAAAAAAGCAGTAGTGCCAATAAGTTAAGTGAAGATGGCAGCCTAAGAAAGGTCAGCTCAGAGAGCCTTAGAGTAGGCGATGTCGTCGTAGTGGTTGCAGGTGAGGTGATTCCAAGCGACGGTGAGGTCATCAAAGGCATTGCAAGCATCGATGAGAGTGCCATTACAGGCGAGTCAGCTCCCGTCATTCGTGAATCAGGAGGAGATCGCAACTCCGTTACGGGAGGTACGCTTGTCTTAAGTGATGAAATTACGATTAAGATCACGAAAAATCCGGGCGAGACCTTTTTGGATCGTATGATTAGCCTCATTGAAGGGGCTAAAAGGCAAAAAAGTCCGAATGAAATTGCGCTCTCTATTTTGCTGATGGGCTTGACTGCAATTTTTCTTGTCGTGACGTTGACACTCAAACCGATGGCTTTACATGTAAATGCAGATATCTCCGTTGTCTCGCTGATTGCGCTTCTGGTGTGTTTGATTCCTACGACGATTGGCGGGCTTTTAAGTGCCATCGGTATTGCGGGGATGGACAGACTGCTCAAAAAGAATGTGCTTGCAATGAGCGGTAAAGCGATAGAAGCTGCGGGTGATGTTAATGTGTTATTGCTCGATAAAACAGGCACGATCACCTTTGGTAACCGTATGGCAAGTGTTTTTACGCCTCTTGACATCAAAGAACTTGATAACTTGGCGTATGCTGCATTGTTAACATCACTTTCCGATGACACACCTGAGGGGAAAAGTACCGTTACGTTTGCGCAAAATACCTATGGCGTAAAAGAGCCAGCCAATCTGCAAAGTGCCCAGTTTATCCCTTTTAGTGCCTATACAAGAATGAGTGGGCTTGATCTTGATGGTAAGGAGTATCGCAAAGGGGCGGTGGATGCCATTGAAAAATTTGTCACCGCGTCGGGTGGAAAATTCCCCAAAGAGGCACACGATATTTGTATGCAAATCGGTAAAAAAGGTGGCACGCCTTTGGTTGTATGCGAGGGCAGTAAAGTGTTGGGCGTGATTCATCTCAAAGACATCATCAAGCCTTCCATCAAAGAGAAATTTGCTGAGTTTAGAGGTATGGGTATTAAAACGGTGATGATTACGGGTGACAATCCTATCACGGCTGCTGCTATTGCCGCAGAAGCAGGCGTGGATGATTTTGTCGCCGAAGCAACACCTGATACCAAAATAGCGCTTATTCGCAACTACCAAAAAGAGGGCTTTACTGTTGCGATGACGGGGGATGGCACCAACGATGCCCCTGCCCTTGCACAAGCCGATGTGGGTCTTGCAATGAATAGCGGAACCCAAGCGGCGAAAGAAGCCGCTAATATGGTGGATATGGACAGTTCTCCTACCAAACTCATTGAAGTGGTTGAGACGGGTAAAGAGCTTTTGATGACGAGAGGTGCGCTGACAACCTTTAGTTTAGCCAATGACATTGCCAAATACTTTGCGATCATTCCTGCACTCTTTGTTGTGGCGTTTCCTCAGATGGAAGTGCTCAACATCATGCACCTTTCATCGCCCGAGAGTGCCATTTTATCGGCGGTTATTTTTAACGCATTGATCATCATCGCACTGATTCCTCTGGCCATTTCTGGCGTTGGGTATAAAGCTTTGAGTGCAGATGTGGTGCTAGGAAAAAACTTGGTCATCTATGGACTTGGCGGTATTATCGTGCCGTTTGCGGGTATAAAACTGCTTGATATGTTGCTTGCAACATTGCATCTTTTGTAA
- a CDS encoding CobW family GTP-binding protein, which yields MMNIQALYPATFDGTAENYTAFMRSILIKGSYDSVLKKMTGYKGMYVCQHPKECWTLKFDQFEGIFGVVFSEIYDGFGTFALYYFPSPNENLIERFSVLEGLLAQEENFIDKVRSFASDSELSTQFYIGSLRLHVNIESQTMFLCYETCLRQRVYAKEGVFSPWKKDECIIEAGGLDKDLPSFRLVLPFMNFFNTAITRLTCNAPSYFQLFKARDYTVAYNAQGRCEKMLDSPATKLFIALGYGDGVSDALIKPIVEKAEAQVILAHMSLNSFLQKAPWYDQNESMAFLKPSISQRKIKPTLVVVTGFLGSGKTNFLQNYIEYETEKNHFIGIIQNEIGKTGLDGKLVDYDYSLVEIDEGCVCCSLSGQLRMGVNTLMKKTTPDTILLETTGVANPFNLLSELHELEDLVDLEAIVTVVDGTNALFLAKEYRIFIDQIRSADIILLNKTDLMSATEIEKVEQFLYENNRCAKVIQTVQCDIHPNALRLSLNASTAQIASLIAEEDEVKYTHTHDHLSSIKVALPKALNKEQFEIYLDTLPQNIYRLKGIVGFENELSQYVVQYVRGHYEFVEQQREQRHETFLVYIGKDLDKCYLSSPY from the coding sequence ATGATGAATATTCAAGCACTTTATCCTGCAACATTTGATGGTACGGCTGAGAATTACACAGCTTTTATGCGTTCTATTTTGATTAAAGGTTCTTATGACAGCGTGTTAAAAAAGATGACAGGCTATAAAGGAATGTATGTATGCCAGCATCCAAAAGAGTGTTGGACGCTTAAATTTGATCAATTTGAAGGTATATTTGGTGTTGTGTTTTCAGAAATTTATGATGGATTTGGCACTTTTGCGCTTTATTATTTTCCCTCTCCTAATGAGAATCTAATAGAGCGGTTTTCGGTTTTGGAAGGACTCTTAGCTCAAGAGGAAAATTTTATTGACAAAGTGCGTTCATTTGCATCAGACTCGGAGCTTTCGACGCAGTTTTATATTGGAAGTTTGCGTTTACATGTAAACATTGAATCACAAACAATGTTCCTTTGTTATGAGACGTGTTTACGCCAAAGAGTTTACGCTAAAGAGGGTGTTTTTTCTCCTTGGAAGAAGGATGAATGTATTATCGAGGCGGGTGGATTGGATAAAGATTTGCCTTCATTTCGTTTGGTATTGCCTTTTATGAATTTCTTCAATACCGCTATTACAAGGCTTACATGTAACGCACCTTCTTATTTTCAACTTTTTAAAGCACGTGATTACACTGTGGCATATAATGCGCAAGGCAGATGTGAAAAGATGTTAGATTCTCCTGCAACAAAGCTTTTCATAGCTTTAGGGTATGGAGATGGTGTGAGTGATGCGTTGATAAAGCCTATTGTAGAGAAGGCAGAAGCACAGGTTATTCTTGCGCATATGAGTTTAAATAGTTTTTTACAAAAAGCACCATGGTATGATCAAAATGAAAGCATGGCATTTCTTAAGCCCTCCATATCGCAACGCAAGATAAAACCAACCTTAGTCGTTGTCACTGGGTTTTTAGGTTCTGGGAAAACCAATTTTTTACAAAATTATATCGAATACGAGACTGAAAAAAATCATTTTATCGGCATTATTCAAAACGAGATAGGCAAAACAGGTTTAGATGGGAAGCTCGTAGATTATGATTATTCATTGGTCGAAATTGATGAGGGGTGTGTTTGTTGCTCGCTTTCGGGGCAATTACGTATGGGCGTTAATACGCTTATGAAAAAAACCACTCCCGATACAATTTTACTTGAAACTACAGGGGTTGCAAATCCTTTTAATCTTCTAAGTGAATTGCATGAATTAGAGGATTTGGTAGATTTAGAAGCGATTGTCACCGTTGTCGATGGGACAAATGCACTTTTTTTAGCGAAGGAATATCGTATTTTTATTGATCAAATCCGTTCTGCTGATATTATCTTGCTCAATAAAACAGATCTTATGAGTGCAACAGAAATAGAAAAAGTAGAGCAATTTTTGTATGAAAACAACCGTTGCGCTAAAGTAATCCAAACGGTGCAATGTGATATACATCCTAATGCGTTAAGGCTCTCTTTAAATGCGAGTACGGCTCAAATTGCTTCTTTGATTGCCGAAGAGGATGAGGTAAAGTATACGCATACACATGATCATCTCTCAAGTATAAAAGTTGCACTTCCAAAAGCGCTTAACAAAGAGCAGTTTGAAATTTATTTGGATACTCTCCCTCAGAATATTTATCGCCTTAAAGGCATCGTTGGTTTTGAAAACGAACTTTCTCAATATGTTGTACAGTATGTGCGTGGACACTATGAGTTTGTTGAACAGCAACGTGAACAAAGACATGAAACATTTTTGGTTTATATTGGAAAAGATTTGGATAAATGCTACCTCTCTTCACCGTACTAA
- the kdpC gene encoding potassium-transporting ATPase subunit KdpC has translation MKTLLQSIKLLLVMTFLLGGVYPLVITNLGAWVFPSQSSGLLLEVNGTVIGAQNIGQNFSKAGYFIARPSSAGEDGYDALSSSGSNLAPTNKLLLDRIDASKEALHVRFGDGVIPSDLVMTSGSGLDPHISKLAALYQVQAIAKERQVDEVQMLELVNQYIERKFLGFIGEERVNVLLLNRALDKNFGVLNP, from the coding sequence ATGAAAACACTACTTCAATCGATTAAATTACTTTTAGTCATGACATTTTTACTCGGAGGTGTCTATCCTCTTGTGATTACCAATCTCGGCGCGTGGGTTTTTCCCTCCCAGAGTTCAGGACTTTTACTGGAAGTTAACGGAACGGTTATAGGCGCTCAAAACATCGGGCAAAATTTTTCAAAAGCGGGCTATTTTATCGCTCGACCCTCGAGTGCAGGGGAAGATGGCTACGATGCACTCTCCTCAAGCGGGAGCAATTTAGCACCGACAAACAAGCTTTTGTTGGATAGAATAGATGCCAGTAAAGAAGCTTTACATGTAAGATTTGGCGATGGTGTCATTCCAAGCGATTTGGTCATGACATCGGGTAGTGGACTTGATCCGCATATCTCTAAATTAGCAGCACTCTATCAAGTTCAGGCTATCGCCAAAGAGCGCCAAGTGGATGAAGTTCAGATGCTAGAACTTGTGAATCAGTATATTGAGCGAAAATTTTTGGGTTTTATAGGCGAGGAGAGGGTCAATGTCCTTCTTTTAAATCGTGCGTTAGATAAAAACTTTGGAGTTTTAAATCCTTAA
- a CDS encoding response regulator transcription factor — MDAQALSSLIEICQNKKILYAEDDMDVRMQTCKMLELYFKEIVVVENGLDGFFRFEHEPFDLIFTDINMPKMDGLIMIQKIRKINPTIPIVIFSAYDNTEYFLKTIQQGVSGYILKPFVFNDIIEILQKIMQTHFSAHAVHKNALIDGFYWDTKTQTLCHHQSVVKLSKHEIALFELLTSSKQRIFCSEEIENTVFDDDISNNKRVRNLLSRLRHKVGCDLVQSVYAQGYKLKWQYH, encoded by the coding sequence ATGGATGCACAAGCACTTTCATCCTTGATTGAGATTTGTCAAAATAAAAAAATACTCTATGCTGAAGATGACATGGATGTACGTATGCAAACCTGTAAAATGCTTGAACTCTATTTTAAAGAAATCGTCGTTGTTGAGAATGGGTTAGATGGTTTTTTTCGTTTTGAGCATGAGCCTTTTGATTTGATTTTTACGGACATTAATATGCCAAAGATGGATGGGCTTATCATGATTCAAAAGATACGTAAAATTAATCCAACAATTCCTATTGTTATTTTTTCTGCTTATGATAATACGGAGTATTTTCTCAAAACAATTCAACAAGGTGTCTCTGGGTATATTTTAAAGCCATTTGTTTTTAATGATATTATTGAAATTCTTCAAAAGATTATGCAAACACACTTTAGTGCACACGCTGTTCATAAAAACGCTTTAATCGATGGATTTTATTGGGATACAAAAACGCAAACATTGTGCCATCATCAATCCGTTGTCAAGCTCAGCAAACATGAGATAGCGTTGTTTGAGCTTTTGACGTCATCAAAACAGCGTATTTTTTGCAGTGAAGAGATTGAAAATACTGTATTTGATGATGATATTAGCAATAACAAACGTGTGCGTAATTTACTTTCGCGTTTGCGCCATAAAGTAGGGTGTGATCTTGTTCAAAGCGTTTACGCACAAGGATATAAATTAAAATGGCAATACCACTAA
- a CDS encoding PAS domain-containing sensor histidine kinase: MAIPLKQTSTLKQKAERFEQLFNNSGVGIFIVDKDRLIIEANEACCKIFGFSYDQLVGQSAFVMHLSYATYVNFAEIAFNKVRLDEALNLEYPFKHKDGTTLWLRIAGDSIPSNEEVLWTITDITSRIEAQEKLKESEALLQNAEEIAHFGSWEIVMDEQRSMKWSKEMYLIYGEEPHEFTPTIERFNRYLSAVDAQRVKEVNQKALMSGMNEELDYVIYRKDRRKAFINTHRKAIYDDNGFPLRLVGTSLDVTNQKENERKIQQLNETLHLEVQLQLEKLREKDKQLQYQSRLIQMGEMLSMIAHQWRQPLAAIAATTSFLSAKLMLEEVNKEEFEEEIGRIETYVSHLSKTIDDFRSFFKAVKQQERVSLDVVVEKTLNIVKPLLVTKNITVITDFTCKQKIETYSNELAQVILNIIKNAEDALLDNAVREPTIWIRTYDDVRMLYLEIKDNAGGIDEALFEKIFEPYFSTKFNKDGTGVGLCMSKTIVEEHCKGTLSVHNEAGGAVFTIALPK; the protein is encoded by the coding sequence ATGGCAATACCACTAAAGCAAACTTCAACGCTCAAACAAAAAGCAGAGCGTTTTGAACAACTGTTCAACAACAGTGGCGTGGGGATTTTTATTGTGGATAAAGACCGCCTTATCATTGAAGCCAATGAGGCGTGTTGCAAAATTTTTGGATTTAGTTATGACCAATTAGTGGGGCAATCCGCTTTTGTGATGCATCTTTCGTATGCCACGTATGTCAATTTTGCGGAGATTGCGTTTAACAAAGTAAGGTTAGATGAGGCCCTCAATCTTGAGTATCCCTTTAAGCACAAAGATGGAACAACCCTTTGGCTTAGGATTGCGGGGGATTCGATTCCCTCCAATGAAGAGGTGTTGTGGACGATTACGGATATTACCAGTCGTATAGAGGCACAAGAGAAGCTCAAAGAGAGTGAAGCGTTACTGCAAAATGCTGAGGAGATAGCCCATTTTGGTAGTTGGGAAATTGTGATGGATGAGCAGCGAAGCATGAAGTGGTCGAAAGAGATGTACCTCATTTATGGAGAAGAGCCCCACGAATTTACCCCCACAATAGAGCGATTCAATCGGTATTTGAGTGCAGTGGATGCGCAAAGAGTCAAAGAGGTCAACCAAAAAGCGTTAATGAGTGGGATGAATGAGGAGCTTGATTATGTGATTTACCGTAAAGATAGGCGAAAAGCGTTTATCAATACCCATCGCAAAGCCATTTATGATGATAATGGTTTTCCGCTTCGATTGGTAGGGACATCGCTGGATGTTACTAATCAAAAGGAAAATGAACGCAAAATTCAACAACTCAACGAGACGCTCCATTTGGAAGTGCAGTTACAACTGGAAAAATTGCGTGAAAAAGATAAACAGCTTCAATACCAATCCCGCCTGATTCAAATGGGCGAGATGCTCAGCATGATAGCCCATCAGTGGCGTCAACCTTTGGCGGCGATTGCGGCAACGACTAGTTTTTTATCGGCAAAATTGATGCTTGAAGAGGTCAATAAAGAAGAATTTGAAGAAGAAATTGGGCGTATTGAAACCTATGTTTCGCATCTTTCCAAAACGATAGATGACTTTAGAAGCTTTTTTAAAGCGGTCAAACAACAAGAACGGGTGAGCCTTGATGTGGTCGTGGAAAAAACACTTAACATCGTCAAACCGCTTTTGGTGACTAAAAATATTACGGTCATCACAGACTTTACATGTAAGCAAAAAATTGAAACCTACAGCAATGAACTAGCGCAAGTGATTTTAAATATTATCAAAAATGCCGAAGATGCCCTTTTAGACAATGCGGTTCGTGAGCCGACGATTTGGATTCGAACATATGATGATGTCCGTATGCTTTATTTGGAGATCAAAGATAATGCTGGTGGCATAGATGAGGCTTTGTTTGAGAAGATTTTTGAGCCGTATTTTTCGACCAAATTTAATAAAGATGGTACGGGTGTAGGTTTGTGTATGTCTAAAACCATCGTTGAAGAGCACTGTAAAGGCACATTAAGCGTTCACAATGAAGCAGGAGGTGCCGTTTTTACCATTGCTTTACCCAAATGA
- a CDS encoding nucleoside recognition domain-containing protein encodes MALENNEPTQEWKVGIGAYIALIFAVLFFSGLFMKVEGMAWLGALDFTTLAGKFGTLQDAKSTFVGSGGTSAKGGFLFALSLVPTVMLALGVLEIFTHYGAIRAAHKLLTPLLRPLLDIPGRTGLAMITDLQSTDAGAALTKELYDEKQITKKELVIMVAWQYSGAGLINNYFAIGSALFASLTAPVLVPLVLMFVLKFVGAMIARFTLNTLYRKDFANEQ; translated from the coding sequence GTGGCATTAGAAAACAATGAACCAACACAGGAATGGAAAGTAGGAATTGGGGCGTACATCGCACTCATTTTTGCGGTACTGTTTTTTTCAGGTCTTTTTATGAAAGTAGAAGGAATGGCATGGCTCGGTGCGCTTGATTTTACGACATTGGCAGGGAAATTTGGCACACTGCAAGATGCCAAAAGTACGTTTGTAGGATCGGGAGGTACGAGTGCGAAGGGTGGATTTTTATTTGCTTTATCGTTAGTTCCTACGGTTATGTTAGCACTGGGTGTGCTTGAAATTTTTACGCATTATGGAGCCATTCGCGCAGCGCACAAATTATTGACACCGCTTTTAAGACCGTTACTTGACATTCCAGGGCGTACAGGTTTGGCGATGATTACGGATTTGCAAAGTACCGATGCGGGTGCGGCACTGACGAAAGAATTGTACGATGAGAAACAAATTACCAAAAAAGAGCTTGTCATTATGGTGGCATGGCAGTACTCAGGTGCGGGTCTGATCAACAACTATTTTGCGATCGGCTCAGCCCTTTTTGCTTCGTTAACGGCACCCGTTTTAGTGCCATTGGTTTTGATGTTTGTCTTGAAATTTGTGGGTGCAATGATCGCACGCTTTACGTTAAATACGCTCTATAGGAAGGATTTTGCCAATGAACAATAA